The nucleotide sequence CtctcccatctacctaactacacattgaAACGTTCTAGCACTGCGTCTTTGCTCCCTGGGCACCGCCCACTTACACCTCTTTCCGAATCTACCACTTAGGAAGACAGCTACACGTGACTTTAGCGACTTTTGTGTTACGAATTTCACCCGTTTCTTACGAGTTTTGGGAACTTCATATTGGACGTGCGGTCGTACGAACACTTTTCCCGCCGTTTCGAAAAAGCATTATATAAGTATCCTTTGTCATCATAGTTTGTAACTTGCTAAACACTCCTTCTTGTCCGTTTTCTCCGTATATCCGTTGCACGTACTTTTGTACAGTTACCGGTTGCGAGACACCTGCATAGTAGCCGTGGTCATTCCCGACCGTTAGCCGTTGAAGACTTTGTTACTTAAGACCACAAACTAGCTGGTGGTCCACCCGAGTATAGGCAACCTTGTCGAGCCCAACCCTCTTCCGAGCACTGCTAGGTATTCTCTTGTTTATGGAAGTTTTTCTGCCTCTTTTCACATTAGGATCTCGCCCATCTCGTGTATTACGGTTCAATACTTGTACCACTTGTGACATACACTGAGTCGGCCATACGTGTTTTACCGTTACTATATAGTTCTCACATTTACTAGCACAGTAACTGCACTACTGTTTATGTGTGCTAATTGTGTTTCTGTTGCTGCTAAGGCATTTTCCGTGTTCCCACTTATTCTCAGTCAGGTTCTACTGGATTTCCGGGGCTAAAGCCCCCTCCCCGGGGGCGTTTCCAGCCTGTTTTTCAAGCTTCATTACGATTCTCTACCTACAGAGTTTACTTTGCCCGCCTCTCGGTCTTGGTAGGCTCCTGTATCTTGCGGGCCTATACgctttttattgttgtttttttttcttcccggGTTCTCCTCTTCCTATCTTAGCTATATTTTTTAAGAGGAATTCGCGACCCGAACGTACCTGACATAGACGACATAGGTCCGCGGAGTCACGGTCTCTAGTACAGCATCGGACGCGCCGCCCCGCGGGTCCCGATAAAAAAGGCATGAAAGGTCTTCTCGGAACTCGGTGACTTCAAGGACGACAGGTCTCCCGAAGCCAAATCGGAGAAGGAGGTTGAGATGAGGGGTACTACCCTTCCACCTAACCTCGTCTTGAAGGGATACTCCATTGAACACTTCTTGGTTCCTCCGGGGGTGGAGGCAGAAGGACATCCCAGTAGCCACGGACTCGAGCCCAAGACATGCCCACGAGAGCGATTTCCACACGCTACTGGGGAAGGGCGTGACAAATGAGACTATGGGAAAAGAAGGACCAATCTTTCGCTTCGccgaaaaaaaagaagggtcCCAGAAAACAATAGTTCATCTCAAACCCCTGAAGAAGTATTTCGTGTGACCTACTCGGTTCCGCATGGAGGATCTCGTTCTAGTCCTACCAAGCCCTACACAGGGCATGTGGGCTCCTTCCGTTGACCTAAAGGACGCGTAATTCCATGTCCCATTCGAGGCCGACCCACAGAGATTTCAAGTCTTCTCCTGCAGCGGAATTGCACCGAAGCGACGTATCCCTTTACGCTTATCTCGACGAGTGGCTCGTCACGGGAAGGTCTAGTCAAAAGGCTCAATTCAACATGGCCCGCAAGACTGAGCTCCTAGAGAGACTCGGCTGGGATATCagaatatatttaaagaataAGTGCGTCAGTGTAGTAGAAGACAGGTAATTATCGACGTGCGTAAATATCTAAACCAAACCCCTACACGGGCACTTTATATCTGTGCTCAAGTTCGTACCTAGCAATTAGGTGGTTCACTATAGCACACAATATCACACTCAATCCACCTAGCTTCACTTGACAAGGGTATATGTTGATCGACAGAGCTCACTTGACTCTCGCCTTCGGTTCCCAGGGTAGCTGCCGTCCCTTCCTTCCCCTACCCAACTCACAGCAGACCAGGATATTCAGTTCCTGGGCGCGATCCTCGACTTTCGCAACAGTTAGGTAAAACAGTTTAAAGAGCTGAGAGCACTTGGTCTCAACGCATATCGTGGACGTTATCTTTTACCGCCGTCCTCAGAATGAGACCCCTCCAGCTTCACCTTTTCGGTCACTACGACCCGgaagcgaatatttttttcccaaactgagctgacactgaaattatttcctcgattctgattggctctcagcgagcacgtCTAACGTCAAACGTCAAAACAGCGAACAAGTCAGAAGACACAGACAAATCGTCAAATGCCCTTTTTGTGTACACTCATTGGCTGGCACACACTTGCTCgccgtcttcatggccactgcatattcgactaggcctatcatggtTAATTGACTGAATAAactttgaatttatgattataaaactaaaagtatcgcaactccGAATGTTACACAAACACCTCGTATGTATATATCagcggctacatgtatacaattacaaatgcactgtgttttattgtgttgtatgctATACACAGTATattaggctacattacatgtgttCTGTAGAGCGGAGTtaagcgagtaaacaaacgatcgaggactgcctataatgcGGTGTTTTGAACGCTATATActtcgttcatatatacctaccaaaagttctggAAAAGTGCtgatgtgaatatcttgaatttgttcaTGTTGATCATTCTGATATCGACAGAGTATGGAAGGATCCATATTGAATACTCAAGTATATCAATTGcacgctgagagccaatcagaatcgaggaaataatttcagtgtcagttcagtttgggaaaaaaaattcgcgaCCCGGAACAGGGTATCCTAGATACACATGTGCCACTTAGCGGCCTAGACCCAGTCCACCTGTCGTTGTGGCTGAAGAAGGAGAACTAGGTACACGGACGCCCATTCCGGGAACAGAAACCCCTGGTCTTTATCTCCTCGCCCGCTTCCTTGCAGGTTTTGGGAGCGTACCTGAACATTCTCACAATAGCCGGGGAGTGGGAGCCCGCCTGGGGTTGCGTTAACATCAATGCGCTCGAGATGGAGGCACTAGCCCGAGCCCTCCGACACTTCGAGCGATATCTCCGGGCCGACGCCCTGATCATATTATGCGACAGCACGGGTGGTGGCTTATGTTAGACGATTGCAGTGCGCGGCAACATGGAACCTGCTCCTCTGGTGTCATGGCAGGATTATCTCCCTTTGTGACTCGCACATCGCGGGGAGAGAGAACCTAACTGCCGATGCCCTTTCGAGTAGAACCCAAACGGAGTAGTCCCCACGGGTAGACACGTGTTGCAGCTTGTTCCGTCTGCTCGGAACCCCAAATATCGATCTGTTCACGTCGACAGACAACGCGAAACTCCCGGTATTCTACATTCAAACCTTTCACTCCAGAGGGGCGTCGGACGCCTTATTGACATATTGGGAGGGGATTGAGTCCCTCTTCAccatcccttccccctcccccatctgcCAGCTACACAAAGTCTAACTCAAACTGTCCCGGACAAAGCTCCTTCTAATCACGACATATTGGCCGAGGAGGACGTGTTTTCCACTCCTATTGAGTCTCCTCGCATGAACCCCGCGCATTCTCCGGGACTTACTACACCTGGCGTGTCTGGGCCGGGTCCTAGTAAGTCTGCCTCACGTGCATCACTTGGCCTGACTGCGTGGTCGTAATCCGCTTTCGACTCAGAGCGGGCGACATTCCCAGGCCGCTGCAGCATTAGCACTATCAGCCAGACAACAGTCCACCGACTGGCACGATTCTGCCCCTTCGGCAGAGCTATCGGACTTTGTCATGTTTCTCTTTAACTAAGGGAATCAGCCAAGTAAAATTCGAAATTACAGGTCGGCAATTGCGGCGATCCACTCGGGATTCGCAGCCGACTCCTCGGTGGGCACCTGTCTACAGCTATCGGCCCTAATCGGGGGTATGGTAATTCACAGGCTTAACGACACACGCTTACATCGGCTTGGAGCATGGACGGCGTGCTCCACTACCTGGCTAGCCAACCATTTGAGTCAATGTTTACGAACCCTCTCAAGAAACTCACCATCAAGAAACTGTTCTCGGTAGCGGCAGCTTCGGTGAGGAAGAGTTGTCTACACGCATTGTCTATGGCGGAAGGGCATATCCGCTTCGACAACGAAGGCGTTCGTCTGGTTCCAGACCACAGGTTTCTTGCCAAGAACCAAAAACTCTCCTttataacaaagaaaatatgccTCCCCTAAACTATCCTGGTCCCTCTGACACCGCGGAGGATAAGCTGTGGGGCCCAGTGAGGGCCCTTAAATAATACCTGCACAGGTCAAAAGACCTGATAACATCACAGGTCCTCTTCGTCTTTTCTACTAGTCCTCCCTCAGCTGCCTCCAAAAACACTATCAGCAAGTGGCTGGTTCAGGCGATCCGGCTCCACGCGAAGACAAATCGACCCGTCCGGGCGATGACATCAGCAGCCCTAATTGCTGGTATCCCGGTGGAATATATCCTCCGGTCCTCTGCATGGTATTCCCCTTTGACATTCGTGGCGTCGTACCTAACGGGCACTGTCGTCTCAGAGACAGCCTTCGGTCGCGCGGTGTTGAGCGTTCCTTCAGGTAGGTCCCGCCCGTTTGGCCTCCCACCATCGAAGCAGTGCCACTCCGTGCGTTAGTGTAGTAAATACTGCAAAACTTACTTGTTTGGGTATAAACGAACGAAGAAACTCACCTATCTCTACCGCCTCCCACCTCTACTCGCGAGACACACGGCCCTGCGCAACGCTTACGGCAGGTCGACTGATCGCAATCTCGACAGATTGATTTTGACCAATCAGTTCGGGGGCCTATCTACTTGTTTAACATTTCCATCCAGTGCCTCTCTCTGGGACATATGAGCCCGCGTGTCACCTTGGGGTAGAACCGGAAGGAGGTGTCAGTGGGAGGTGCCCAGAAAGCGAGGAGCAGTGCTAAAATTTGAAACTACGTCCTTTAATACTACTGCCATAACaatttacctgcctcgggcagtTAGATCGGGGGAAATTTGAGCTGAGGAAGTGGATATTCCATGCTTGTTCCctttgctaggcttggcgaattgattacgtaacaaaCAGGCTAATGTTCCACACTAAGAACCTTGGAAGGTGCAGAAGTGGCCAGTGGCGAAAACGTTGTTTAGAGAGACAACAATCACAAAATGCTCCCCTCGGATGTAGAACGTAAATTCACATGTATACACACtgaacaataataaaaacatagcATATGCATTGAACCCGTTGAATTAATCCGCGAAACgacatttatattaaaaattgaattcgaataaacatgaaattactggaaatgtaATGTATATTGCCTATCTATCGAAAATAGCGTCATTACGAATACACCTTTAGGAATTTCTTCTGTATGTTTATGCTGATGACATCTCCTATGTTGTTCTAatccaccccaaccccaccccccccaaaaaaaaaaacttaataataaatcaataacataattacaatataaatataaatacatgaTATAATCTAAATTGAATAAGATTCATTCAAAATGTAAGTTGATAGTATATTATCTTTTATAATCACAAACATTTCTAAATTAAtatcagactttgacctcatcTTTTTAAGGAAATCGATGTTGGGAGGTAAAGAATATAATGAAACAACAAATCCCCCATAATATATACAGGGAAGTCCAGTCATTTATAATCATGCTTTCTTTTATCCCTTTTCAGAGCAAAAGCATACTATTATGTACCAAGGGCACTTTATTTTGAAGTTAAACTATGTTTTTATACTGATCTTTTCCTTTGCTTGTTATTTCCAACATCCgatatttttaataatgtttcaAGATCAATCAAATGCAATAGTTTTCTTCACCTCAGAATAAAATCAAGCCAAGATTAGTACCAATTTATTTTTACCTCTAAATATCATATTGAATtaaattgagatttttttggCAAAGTTGCACtcatttaatttaaagttaatGTAGATAAGTTATCATTTGTTgcagtaaatataaaaaaagtaaCATGTGAACATCGTTACAACTTTGGTTTTAACTAAAGTAGACATGAATCTGCTCGCATCACTAATCTTTGGTACCGTTTTAGATCGCAACATGTGTAAGGACCCTAGCAAGGAACACAATGTAAGAACAATTTAATGTACCTTGCTCTGATAACACAACTGTTCATATCAAAATCTCCTCTTTATTGCGCGTACGAGAGCGCGGCAAAAATATTAATAGCTACAAACAATTCATATCTACGAAATGTGGATAACAGTGACATGTcgataatatttttaaatataaagcCTTCAATTTGCCCTATCTAACATGTTTAATAAGAAATAAAGTGAACAAACATGCAAAGTATATGGAACATTCAGCGTGACTAGACTAACATATTACATCATTGGGATGTACCTAGTAAGTGATTATAATTACAGCCATAAAAACAGGTTTATTCAGATCGATTCCATTCGATACGACTACAAAGCAAAAACCATTATCAGCAATTTTCTGTATACGTTGGGTATATATTTAAACTAATTTACTATTTGGGGTTAAGTTATATACATTGTTATCttaaaatacaatatctgtGCTAACCTTGGTAAGTATGAAATCCTTGGTTTTTTCGGTATATGCCTTTAAAAGCAAAATCATTTAGGTTCCACCAACCTTTACATTATGATAAAAACGGGCTGATTCTGTTTCGATTTCTTTCGCatttatgtgaaataaaatgTAGCTCCATACACATCATATATTACAACTATACATTTTGCACCATCGATCACAAGAGACAACAAACTGCCTACTATTTTTACATTAACCATTCAATGTCTAGATATTCTGAAAACAATTTTATATCCTGAGTAATCCAGTTATTGCCTTGACTCAGGAAATTTACATAGAATTTGCAGTCAAAGTAATTTACCCACATTTGTATTTTGCATGCGAAACTACAGACCTAAGATGGCTGCCAACGTTAATCCCGTGGACATCAAACCGGTTGTGAAGAAGACAGTAATCGGTAAGTCTGAAAGCTGACCATTTTTCATTAATTGTGAATATTGTCCTATTTGTGTTAGGCTGTATTATATACAATCCACGGTACAATGTTGCGTTTGTTAAtatatttacttttcttttataaaaacaAGTTTAGTTGGAGATATCggatatcatgaaataaataaagacatcATAATGTCATATGTAAATCAAACTTTAGAAAGAGAAAGGAGTCCCAGGTCATGACAATTTGATCGATGAGTTTGAAGTCTTCATGTTCATATCACTAGCGCATCCGCTGTTAAATCATTCCTTCACATGTGAAGGAGTGCTCCATGTGCTAAGTAAATGTCTTTTatattctttctttatttcaaataggtTTTGGTAGTTTTAAAGTTGCACTTGCTGACGTTCTGACTGTTACAACTGTTCTTCAACTTGCTACATTCTTTGAATATCCGCCTGTTATCATAGAGGAGCTGGGTACTGCAGTCAGTGCGGGCCTTCTCATGATTCGTTATATGGAAGAGAGAGGACAAATAAAGCCAACAAATATCCTGACACTTCTCTTTGCGCTGAAGAAAATGTGTCTTTCTGGGACTGAGGAACGTGTGAAAAAGCTGTATGAGGAGCATACAGGGATAATATGTTCCAGTGATGGTCAGTCTAAGGCTCAGGAAGAAGGTATTGTAACTTAGAGCATATCATTATATGTACATGCTCATGTGGCACTGGCATAATTGTTAAGAATACGAATTACTCCCATCGATTTCCTGTTATTTACTAAGGATTTGATACAATCGTATTGGTGAATCGGTTATTTACTAAGGATTTTGTGATTTCATTTACAAATCACCATGTACGGGTGGCTATTCAGAAGTTTTTGAGGATAGTTTAACCTGTAACGTATAACACTCAACTTTCAACAGAAAgtgaagtttgaaaaaaaaaaatagagttAGAGGTGTATTGTTCGTTTAACAATTAAAGATAAACAACTTTGCGTGTAATAATAAATCAAGGTGATTGAGTGCATAATATCTTAGTAATATAACTTTGATATTCTCGATGATTAGGTCAAAGCCAAAATTTTACTATAATTCTTAGGTAATGCTACACATACAAACTTCAATGTTCAATTGCCTCATTTAATTCGTACGAACATTGCAAATCTCATTTGCGTGAGTTTATGTAAACAACAAGTTTGTGGCTATTAATATATGAATGAATGGAAACGAAActgaaattgtttttcttttgaatCACTGACCACAGCGGAGGGTTTAACAACAGTTATTACAGTTAAATTTATACTTCTTACGTATTCCTCTTTACAAACGGCTTCATggcaataatatttatatttgaatataGTTGTATGTCAACTTCGAACGAGGGTGTGGAGTAAAGTTAGTGAGGCCGATaatggtatgttttttttttttgtacgttCGATGCGCCTTAATGAGTTTTCTATTTCAGGGTATAACTGTTgtaatttcattacaaaaatatatgatatgacaATGATACTTGACAGGTGACAccacaaatattaaaactggtGCTGACTAGTGTGTTTAAGATCCTGACTGGAGCCGACTTACAACCGGTAAATTGATGACCAGTACCAATCTTAAGTCCACACACAGTGCCCGACTATCCATTATTTTCTAAGTAATGCCAGTTGCGTATAGAGTTGTAATTGTCGTACATTGTGCGGCGGGCTGTAGTTAACACTTCTGCACGGCACAATTTATTGCGAAGGATTTGTAAAGTCAAGATTCCATGCAAAACtgcaaaaataatatcaacggTTATCAGAAAGTGAAGATTGATAAACTATAGTTGGCgatatattgtttgtttaacaATTGAGGTAAATTAGTTAACATGCAATAATTACACAAGGTGATTGGGTGTATATGTtgtctttaaatttaaattaccAATGCTAAGGTCAAAGCCAGTTTACAACATGAAAAATGAATgagatattttattatatatctcCGAAAAGCAATATTCTAATGCCTAATTTCGTTCTTACAAAAAATACACAATGGGTTCTTCTGATATGATACGTAAGCAAATATATCATATTCGACTATGATTTCCAAACTAATAACAGTTACGTCAAGTTGTTAAGTCGTACAGTGTGCGTGGGGCTGTAGAAAGCACTTCCTCACTTCACAATGAATCGTATACAATTGTTATCCAAAATCGTTTCAAGAGCTGCTCACTTCTAATTCGCTATTCGTTTCTCTCATCAGGTAAAATGAAAATCTTCATAAACTCTTTGAAACATACATACGCCCTGTGGTACAACAGGATTCAGCCAATTCCATACATAAGAGAGAAGACATGCTGCGTTGATGATATATATGTTGAGTCTGGTTTAGAACTTATCCACCAACCCTCTTCCTTCAAACATGTCTCGCAATCACCTGAAGAATCAGGTTTAGTGAGTCTGAAATCATTCCGAGACATATTTGACAGTGATATATTTCCATCTAATCGAATCTTAATAGAAGGAGACCCTGGTTACGGGAAATCAACCCTTACTCTTCAAGCTGCATATGACTGGTGTTTGGGAAATGTTGCATCACCGCTCAAAAATTTCGCTGTTTTTATTCTGCTGCCACTTAGGCTTCTGGGAgatatttcttcaatatttcaagCTATTCGTTTTGTCTTGATGCCAAAGGAATCACCTCTGACGGATGCTGACATCCTGGAAATACTAAGACACGGTTTATCTGTGGTTATCGtgttggatggatatgatgagtATCCCGATAGGAATAGTAGTAAAGAAACTGACGTTATGGACATGATTGCTGGAAAGATGTTCCCAAATGTCAAGGTTGTGGTATCCACCAGATCATCTTCATTACCAACATATATAGATCCAACAACTGTTACTATTAGATTGACTGGATTCGATGAAAAGTCGAGGGATGAGTATATTCAACGAACAGTTACTAGTGGTGACCAGGAAGCAAGTAAACGTATAACCAATGCTCTGAACAGTAGTCCAATTCTAAATGATATTTGCCAGGTGCCGATATTCTGCGTCCTATTTAGTCATGTTGCCAATGATCAGAAAGGTGTTATTGAGTTTAGTTCAGTGACGAGTTTCTTTAAGTACGTGATAGACTGTTTCTACAATCACATGTGGAAGAAAGATCTTAAGAAACCGATTCATCAGTCAATACGAAAATACTCTAAACTGAACAGACTTGCGTTTGAAGGTCTCACTGCAAAAATACAAATGATTGCTTGGCCCAAACATACCTTCATCGACACAGTTGGAAAGGATTGCTATGAAGAACTTTCAAACATCGGTATTCTTATCGCAGATCAAGTTCATGATATAATCGACGAACCAGagaaatatgatattcatcACACTAAACAAAGTGAATTTGTCCGTTTCTATCACAAACTCTTTGCTGAATGGTATGCAGCTAGGTATTTGTCTTCGTATGTTGGGGGCCTTTGGCCTTTCTGGCTTAAACATAAACTAAACAAAATTAATCCTGTCGATCTTCAATTTGTGTTTCGTTTTGCTTGTGGACTGAACAGGAGAGCCTCGGGCAGaataatcaaatatttgaaaagtgtGGAAGGAGGGGCGTCCTTTGCATCTCTATGTCTTTTTGAACAGCCAGATGATCCAGAGGAGGTCGTTGAAACTGTGAAGGGATTGTGTTCTGATGGCATGATAATACGATCTTCTGACAGCAGACTCTTACAAAGATCAAATATACAGCTTCTTGATATTGCATCGAGGAAGAAGGTAGTTGCAAAGGTTTACCATATTTTAAGTTTAGAGCCATATCCGGAGGAAATACAATCCATGACGCATTCTGCATTTTGTTATTCAAAAAAATGTATGATTTAGTGGAATATATTGGATTGTGTGCCAAATGGCCTGCAGTGCGTGGTTCACGCTGAAAAACAATATGACTTTTTAGATATGTAGAAATgattttggaaaaaacaaataaatccaCACAAGTTCTAAATGTATTGGTCTTAACTATTACGACAGCACAGTCTCAAAAAATCAGGTAGAGTACATTGAGCACGGTGTTATCTATAGATAATTTGTTGTCTGTGTATGGAGTTAAACATGATGATTTGTTAGGATTAAGAAACACAGCTTATCATCAACAGTAAGACCTTGAAGGAGAAGTATGTTATACTCAATGCATTGTTTTACAAACTTTCCCGACAATGGATGTGTATGAAATGCTCATGTCTTGAAATTCAAAGTAGTATTGGAAAACAATGGTAGCACACTAAGTTACTTAGATGTTTTCTTTTGTCAAATACACTTCATATCAATATTGGCAAGTACGGCATACGGTGTGACAGGTTTAGGCAAAAAATGAAAGCAGTGTAAGTCATCATATTTACATGCAGTTTTATCGGCATTAAATTATTAGAACGCATCTTAAAACCCGTACAATGCATACAACTGTTTATTTAAAACTAGATAAgctgaaatgaatgaaaaacaaaagcgACCTAtacattttaaaacaaatgaatTATGCTCAGTTGCTAATGAATTTCACAATAAATGAAGGTGCCTGTATGCAGATGTTGCATCAAGTGCAAACTTGAGTTACGTATATGATAGGGAAACGGGATTATTTG is from Apostichopus japonicus isolate 1M-3 chromosome 16, ASM3797524v1, whole genome shotgun sequence and encodes:
- the LOC139982257 gene encoding uncharacterized protein isoform X12, which encodes MLCTPEQRTSCYTLIRPKMAANVNPVDIKPVVKKTVIGFGSFKVALADVLTVTTVLQLATFFEYPPVIIEELGTAVSAGLLMIRYMEERGQIKPTNILTLLFALKKMCLSGTEERVKKLYEEHTGIICSSDGQSKAQEEGKMKIFINSLKHTYALWYNRIQPIPYIREKTCCVDDIYVESGLELIHQPSSFKHVSQSPEESGLVSLKSFRDIFDSDIFPSNRILIEGDPGYGKSTLTLQAAYDWCLGNVASPLKNFAVFILLPLRLLGDISSIFQAIRFVLMPKESPLTDADILEILRHGLSVVIVLDGYDEYPDRNSSKETDVMDMIAGKMFPNVKVVVSTRSSSLPTYIDPTTVTIRLTGFDEKSRDEYIQRTVTSGDQEASKRITNALNSSPILNDICQVPIFCVLFSHVANDQKGVIEFSSVTSFFKYVIDCFYNHMWKKDLKKPIHQSIRKYSKLNRLAFEGLTAKIQMIAWPKHTFIDTVGKDCYEELSNIGILIADQVHDIIDEPEKYDIHHTKQSEFVRFYHKLFAEWYAARYLSSYVGGLWPFWLKHKLNKINPVDLQFVFRFACGLNRRASGRIIKYLKSVEGGASFASLCLFEQPDDPEEVVETVKGLCSDGMIIRSSDSRLLQRSNIQLLDIASRKKIEVPCLQIDHFFKVARQNEVTLESGLSLPVLLSIRKLVFTTQAEHEITPENMFGVVQYGQRCLQLKTLAFHGKFVLPLSLTVETLKSNMNSRSITVFWQFLEYVFQLDVSSGKWRLSSTEALTSDIAEPDEDVEMLRSVCSGDMAIRCTDSRLLQRANIQFLEIASRNKIPLSCLVLDTFREAGQHSITLENGNHVPALSTLEEIQIRTEKRIEFTQEQVVGLLSYAQNCQKLKKISFIDCLVPLCFPNDSLRPCESDTLRVLWKPGEQELELNFTRGRWMVQSQEFLTLETKDHHSLTKMCSGTVTLNTNDTKEYHRSAILLLQIAASQHIQITSLLLKSFSSADENHLILESRNRLPLLPTLKELQIKTNLGKEFTQDQVIGLFCFVQQCQQLKKLSLVDCLLPLSIPIGSLSSLTKLRDIQVSWKPSTPDLHLDSSRGKWVLNSKEGITLEIEGQNSLRVLCSSVVYLRQTDSKPLQMSTILLLEIASSHNVYIQNIS